In Cheilinus undulatus linkage group 14, ASM1832078v1, whole genome shotgun sequence, a genomic segment contains:
- the rad51 gene encoding DNA repair protein RAD51 homolog 1 yields MAMRSEARVEAEVEEEENFGPQPLCRLEQCGISASDIKKLEDAGFHTIEAVAYAPKKELLNIKGISEAKADKILTEAAKLVPMGFTTATEFHQRRAEIIQISTGSKELDKLLQGGIETGSITEMFGEFRTGKTQLCHTLAVTCQLPIDQGGGEGKAMYIDTEGTFRPERLLAVAERYGLVGSDVLDNVAYARAFNTDHQTQLLYQASAMMAESRYALLIVDSATALYRTDYSGRGELSARQGHLGRFLRMLLRLADEFGVAVVITNQVVAQVDGAAMFSADPKKPIGGNILAHASTTRLYLRKGRGETRICKIYDSPCLPEAEAMFAINADGVGDAKD; encoded by the exons ATGGCGATGAGGAGTGAGGCCAGGGTGGAGgcagaggtggaggaggaggaaaactTTGGGCCACAGCCTCTGTGTAGACTTGAG CAATGTGGAATCAGTGCCAGCGACATCAAAAAGCTGGAGGATGCCGGCTTCCACACCATCGAGGCTGTCGCCTACGCTCCAAAGAAAGAGCTGCTCAACATCAAAGGCATCAGTGAGGCCAAAGCTGACAAAATTCTG ACTGAAGCCGCCAAACTGGTGCCGATGGGTTTCACTACTGCTACAGAGTTTCACCAGAGGAGAGCCGAGATCATTCAGATTTCTACAGGCTCCAAGGAGCTCGACAAACTGCTGCAGG gaGGAATTGAGACCGGCTCCATCACAGAGATGTTTGGAGAGTTTCGGACGGGGAAAACCCAGCTGTGTCACACACTTGCTGTCACCTGCCAG CTGCCCATCGATCAGGGGGGAGGAGAAGGTAAAGCCATGTACATCGACACAGAGGGCACGTTCAGACCAGAGAGGCTCCTCGCTGTCGCTGAGAG GTATGGGCTGGTGGGCAGTGATGTTCTAGACAACGTGGCGTACGCTCGAGCTTTCAACACAGACCATCAGACCCAGCTGCTGTACCAGGCCTCCGCCATGATGGCCGAGTCCAG gTATGCTCTGCTGATCGTGGACAGTGCCACAGCTCTGTACAGAACAGATTACTCCGGTAGAGGAGAGCTGTCAGCGAGACAGGGACACCTGGGACGGTTCCTCCGCATGCTGCTCCGACTGGCAGACGAG TTTGGCGTTGCCGTTGTGATAACCAACCAGGTGGTAGCACAGGTGGATGGGGCGGCCATGTTTTCTGCAGATCCAAAGAAACCTATCGGAGGCAATATCCTGGCTCACGCCTCGACCACACG TCTTTACTTGAGGAAAGGTCGAGGAGAGACGAGGATATGTAAGATCTACGACTCCCCGTGTTTACCTGAGGCTGAGGCCATGTTCGCCATCAATGCTGACGGAGTCGGTGACGCCAAGGACTGA